The Candidatus Desulfatibia profunda sequence AATATCTCGAATGGCTCACGGATATGGTCTCAGACCAAATCAAAAAGATGGCCCTTGAATTCATCGGCAACATGGAGGACACCCGCTACAGTGAGGAATTCATTCATAAAAAGGAAGTCCAGGATCGATTCATGAACTTTTTCAGTGCAAGCCTTTTAGAGATCGATAACCTCAACATAAAATACGGGTATGACATCCCCTTGCCGCGTTACGTGATCTTCGGCCACACCCACCAGCCCATACCCTGGGGAGCGCCGGATGCTCCCAAAGCCAAGACTGCTTCAGATGCCGGCATTCAACAGATTACACTGTACAATGCCGGCGGATGGCTAAACAAAAAGGATAAAAATGTGGAGAAATTCGTCGGTGCTGAGGTCTTTATCTATTCGACAGGGGAAGGATTTACGTCCATTCCCATTCGATAAGAATACCGTGAATCCGAAACCCAAAGCCTTAAATTAAAGAAAAATACAGAACCCGGGCCTGAGGCCCCCGCCGAGCAGCTCGCCTGCCAGCATCGTGAAATTGGTAACGGGTATTGACATATTGATTGACATGATTTTATTAGTCGGCTTTTCATATTGGTATGCCACGGAAAGCCAGAATTGAAATTAGGGCACGTACATAAGAATATAAGTTGGAAATTTTTCCACATCGGTTGGTGTTCGTTTTTGAAATGTTGATGGAGGCAATCAGGTAAAGAACAAAACGCTTATTCACAATCAGGCTGAAAGAAAATGATATCTCACAACATAAACCATTCTCATTCCGTCACGTTTAATACGGTTTCAGATAGTACATGACATATAAGATGAACGGCGTTAGAAAAACTCTTTTGGCACTTGTGGCCATCGCTATTACGGCCGGAGCCCTCTGGTTCACCAACCGTAGCGTTACCCCGAAGGAAGCAACCTGGGAGGATATCCAGGCTGAAGCGAAGCAGGGTGGATATCACATTATCAGTACCCAAGAGTTATGGAATCGCTGCAACAAGAATCCCGATAGCCTCCTTTTGGTGGACACGCGCCAGGAATGGGAGTACAGGGCCGGTCATATCAAAGATGCCTTGAACTTTCCCATGGAGCCGACCTGGTTTTCAAGGTGGCGAAAAAAGGAATATCTTGAGACATTCCTGGGCTCAGATAAGGATCGGTTCATCGTTTTCTACTGAGCGGGTTTGGCATGAGTCCGAAGCGACTCGGCAGCCCGTGTGGCTGTGAGTCTTGGTTATAAAAATATCTATCGCGATCCATTGGGATATCCGGAATGGCATGCCAAAGGGTTGCCGGTGGAAAGTACCCCGGCAGGTCTTGCCGGAACAACTCAGGAACCCAAGGCTCCCGGTTTTTTTTACGGCGGGGCCATGATCTGGACCCTTATGGGTATCTTTGCAGGCGGCATGGCCCTTAATCTGACGCCCTGTGTCTATCCCTTGATTCCCATCACTATTTCCTATTTTGGTGGCCGTAGCGGAAAAGGAAAAGGCACATTAATCGCCCATGGGTTATGCTATGTCGCCGGGCTGGCTTTCACCAACTCTGCGCTGGGTGTGATTGCCGCTCTTGGGGGAGGTCTCATGGGGGCCATGCTCCAGAATCCTTTGGTGCTGGTTGTGATTGCCGCCATTCTTATTTTTTTTGCAACAAGCCTTTTTGGATTCTGGGAATTGCGACTTCCCTGCGGCCTCGCTCAGGCCGCTTCAAAGAGTTACTCAGGCTACTTCGGAACCCTTTTCATGGGCCTAACCTTAGGTGTCGTAGCCGCACCCTGTATCGGCCCTTTTGTTTTGGGGTTGCTGACCTGGGTGGGAAGTATGGGTAGTCCCTGGCTGGGGTTTATCATCTTCTTCACCCTAAGCCTCGGTTTAGGGTTGCCTCTTTTCTTTCTGGCCGTTTTTTCAGGGCAGATTGATAAACTTCCGCGATCCGGCGAGTGGATGCTCTGGGTGAGAAAACTCATGGGCTGGGTACTGGTAGGCATGGCGGCTTATTTCATACAACCGCTTTTGCCCAAAACGGCAGGAATCTTTTTTTTAGCAGTCGTGGCTTTGGCCGCCGGGCTTCACCTGGGATGGATCGATAGGACAAAGGCGGGCTTGCGAGCATTTGAATGGATTAGAAACGGTGTTGGTATAGTGAGCGTGGTTATTGCAACGGTACTTATAGGATCATGGGCCATGCAAGGACCTGGATTGACTTGGCAACCTTATTCCGTTGAGCTGTTATCCGAAGCAAAAAGACTAAAAAAACCGGTGATCATCGACTTCTACGCCGACTGGTGCAGCCCCTGCCGCGAGTTGGATGAAGTTACCTTTCATGATACCGAAATTGTCAGACTTTCCAAGCAAGAGTTCTTTATGGTTAAGATAGATTTAACCAGAGGGGGCAATCCGGATCACGAACGATTGTTGAGCCAATATGGCGTCAAAGGCGTGCCCACAGTGGTGTTTCTGAATCGGGAAGGAACGGAACGGCAAGATCTGCGCCTTGTGGATTTCTTGCCGCCGGATCGGTTTTTAGACCGCATGGCGGAAGCAAAAAAGTGGAAATAGGGGACATAATCAACTTATAAACTAATGTACGTACCCTAATTACGTAATGAAAAATCACTCACCGTAAGGGAGATTAAGCATGGCAGCAATTTGTACAAACACCTGGTCCCATAGTGGTGGGCGCCACTCAAGGGGCTTCGTGCTTTGGGCCGGCCTATGAATTTTGTATGATCATGGACACCGAGCTGCGACGACGTAAGATCCGAAATAAGGTCCCCATGACCTTTGTCACCTCCGAGCCCTATATCGGGTACTTGGGACTGAGCGGCGTGAGTGACACCAAGGGACTGCTGGAATCGGTCTTCCGCGAACACGACATCAAATGGATCTGTAACAGCCGAGTGGAGGAAATTACCAAAGAGACCCTTCGTGTCAGCATTTTGTTTACGCTCAATTGAGGTTTTAATTGTTCACTGTTGCGGGTAGCCCATGGAGTTTTTATATATTTCCCCTGAATTTCCTCCGAACTATGCCAATTTTGTTTTGCAACTGGACAAAATGAATGTCAACGTATGGGGTATCGGCGAGGCTGATTTTTATTTCATGCCCGAAAATATGCGCTCGGCCTTGAAGTATTATGTCCGTGCAAATTTAAGCTCGTTGGTGGAAGTCGAAAAAGCGCTCGAGCAGCTTTTAAGCGTTAAAGTTTCCCTGGGCACACCGCCGCAATTTGACATGGTTGAGTCCCATAACGAACAGTGGCTGCACCTGGAAGGCTTTATCAATAAAAAATACGGCATTGAGGGCATAAAGCCGCAGGATCTGATCCGGCTCAAGAAAAAGTCGGCCATGAAAGCGCTTTTCAAAAAAAGCGGTCTGCCGGTTGCCAGGGGTGAACTAATCTTGGATTTCAAACATGGGCTCCAACTGGCAAACGACCTGGGGTATCCATTGATCCTGAAGCCGGATGAAGGCGTGGGTGCCGGCGGAATCCACAAGGTTATCGATGAAGCCCAGCTCAGGCATCTTTTATCGGAAATCAGCGGCGAATATTTGATGGAAGAATTCATTTCCGGCAGCATTTATTCTTTTGACGGACTGGCGGACCGCAACGGCAACCTGGTTTTTTACACCGCGCACATGTTCAGCCAGGGCATCATGGAAACGGTCAACGAAGGACGCCACATCTATTATTTTTCTTTGCGTGAAATTCCCCCGGCCCTGGAAGCGTTCGGGCGACAGTGCGTAAAGGCGTTTGAGGTCAGGGAGCGTTTTTTTCATATCGAATTTTTTCAAATCGCCGCCGACAGGTATATCGGGCTGGAAGTCAACATGCGACCGCCGGGCGGCTTTACCACCGATATGTTCAATTACGCCTGCGACATCGATATTTACCGGGTATGGGCCGAACTGCTGGTGCACCAACAAACGGAACTTCCCTTTACGCACAGGTATCACTGCTGCTATGCCAGTCGCAAAAACAACCGGCGCTACCTTTACGACCATGATGACATCATGGCGCGTTATTGTGAATTTATGATCCAGGTGGCAAGCGTCCCCGGTGTTTTCAGCAGCGCACTTGGCGATATCGGTTATATTTTCAGATCTGCAGAATTGGACGATATTTTTGAGATCACCCAGTTCATTCATGCAACTGAAAGCTGACAGAATCAATTATCTCAACGCAGAGACGCTAAGATCGCAGAGCAAATTTTTTTTCATTTGCCGCTGAGACGCCGACAAATGAAAACCATCATGCTTTCGGCAAGTCGCCGGAGCGCTGCTGGCTGTTAAATCTGCCCAACAGTCTCGAATTTCTTTTCGCCCTCTCAGCGAAAAGAAATTAAAAAAAGCCTCTGCGGACTTGGCGACTCTAATGAGCGAAGCGAATGGGCGGTGAAATTTATCTAACTTCCCTGAACAGCAAAGCTTGGGCTTCCAGCTTAGCTTGAAGGTTTAATAGGTAAATTAAATATGCACATAGAAGAACACAGTTGGTTCAGCCCGAACCTGAACCGGCAAATGGCCTTAAAGGTTTACGGGCACTGGGGCAAACCGTTTATCGTTTTTCCGTGCTCCCGGGGCCGGTATTTTGATTATGAAGGCATGGGCATGATTAACGCCATTGCCTGGTTCATCAATGGCGGCAGGATCAAGATGTTTTGCATAGACAGTGTCGACGCAGAGTCCTGGTACAATTTCGCCGTCCCGCCGGCGGATCGCAATGCGCGGCACGAAGCCTACGACCGTTACGTGGTCCAGGAAGTGATCCCGTTTGTCCGCGAGCACTGCCGCTCGCCGCATGAACGGGTGATGGCCAACGGTTGCAGCATGGGGGCCTATCACTGCGTAAACTTTTACCTCAAGCATCCGGATGTTTTCGAAGGGACCATCGCCTTGAGCGGCCTCTATCGCCTGGATCGGACCGAGTTCGGACTTTCGAGCGCCGACATGCCCGCCGTATACTTCAATTCTCCGGTGAACTATCTTCCGGGAATCAATGATCCCTGGTATCTGGATCGCTACCGGCACGGCACGATCATTGTCTGTGTCGGTCAAGGCGCCTGGGAAGCGGAAGCCGTTGCCGACACACGCTGCCTGGATGCCCTTTTTAAGGAAAAATCCATTCCGGCCCGGGTCGATTTCTGGGGCTACGACGTCAATCACGACTGGCCCTGGTGGTACAAACAGATGAATTATTTTTTACAGCGCCTTTATGGCTAAAACCGGCCTGTAAAACGGCACTCCGATCACATCACGCCTGCTTTTCGAAATGCGGTGTTAACCATTTCCTGGGCCTCTTTTTGAATCTTGTGAAGATGGGCTTTGCCCTTGAAGCTTTCCGCATAAATCTTGTAGATGTCCTCGGTGCCGGAGGGACGCGCTGCAAACCAGCCGTTTTCGGCGACAACCTTGATCCCGCCGATGGAGGCATTGTTGCCCGGCGCGCGGGTGAGTTTGGCAACAATCGGTTCCCCGGCAAGTTGATCTGCCGTAATCATTTCGGGAGACAATTTTTTGAAAACCGCCTTCTGCTCGACCGTAGCAGGCGCGTCGATCCGTTCGTAAACAGGACTACCGAATCTGTCTTCCAGCTCTTTATAAAGCTGGGCCGGGTCCTTGCCGGTTTTTGCCGTGATCTCACAGGCGAGCAGATCCATGATGATGCCGTCTTTATCCGTGGTCCAGACGGTTCCGTCTTTTCTTAAAAAGGAGGCCCCGGCACTTTCCTCTCCGCCAAAGCCGTAGGAGCCGTCGAGGAGCCCGTCCACAAACCATTTGAAGCCCACGGGCACCTCCGAGAGCTTCCTGTTAAGGTAAGCGCTTACGCGGTCGATCATCGAACTTGATACCAGGGTTTTGCCGACGGCGGCAGCTTGTTTCCATCCGGGCCGGTTCTGAAAGAGATACCACACGGCCACCGAGAGATAGTGATTCGGGTTCATAAGCCCGGAACTTCTGGTAACGATACCGTGGCGGTCGGCGTCAGGGTCATTGCCGAAGGCGATATCGAATTTATCTTTTAGTTTTATCAGACCCGCCATGGCATATGGCGAAGAGCAGTCCATCCGGATGTTGCCGTCTTTGTCCACGGTCATGAACGCAAAGGTTGGGTCAACCACCCGATTGACCACCTCGATGGCAAGTCCGTATGTTTCGGCAATGGGATCCCAGAAGTTGATGGCAGAGCCGCCGAGGGGGTCAACACCGATCCTGAGGCCCTCTTCGGCAACAATCTTCATATCGATAATATGTTGAAGATCCGCGACATATCCCGATATGAAATCATGGGTATGGGTGGTGTCTGCCTTGAGCGCTTTTTCAAAGGGCATGCGCTTTATGTCTTTGAGGCTGCTGCCAAGAATTTGGTTGGCTCTATCTTCGATGATCCTGGTTGTCTCGGTGTCCGCCGGTCCGCCGTCGGGCGGGTTGTACTTGAAGCCCCCGTCTTGAGGTGAATTGTGGGAAGGCGTGATGACGACGCCGTCGGCAAGCTTGTCTTTCCTGCCCCGGTTGTAAGTCAGGATCGCATGAGAGATGACCGGGGTGGGAGTATAACCAAAGCCCTGCTGGATCATCACCGTGACGCCGCCGGCTGCAAAGACCTCTAAGGCGCTGGCCAAGGCTCCTTCCGATAGGGCGTGGGTGTCCATGCCCATAAACAGGGGCCCGGTAATATTTTTGGATTTTCTAGAGTCACAGATGGCCTGGCTGATAGCCAGAATGTGGTCCTCGTTGAAGCTGTTTTTCAGAGACGAACCCCTGTGCCCCGAAGTTCCGAAGC is a genomic window containing:
- a CDS encoding rhodanese-like domain-containing protein yields the protein MNGVRKTLLALVAIAITAGALWFTNRSVTPKEATWEDIQAEAKQGGYHIISTQELWNRCNKNPDSLLLVDTRQEWEYRAGHIKDALNFPMEPTWFSRWRKKEYLETFLGSDKDRFIVFY
- a CDS encoding thioredoxin family protein — translated: MAVSLGYKNIYRDPLGYPEWHAKGLPVESTPAGLAGTTQEPKAPGFFYGGAMIWTLMGIFAGGMALNLTPCVYPLIPITISYFGGRSGKGKGTLIAHGLCYVAGLAFTNSALGVIAALGGGLMGAMLQNPLVLVVIAAILIFFATSLFGFWELRLPCGLAQAASKSYSGYFGTLFMGLTLGVVAAPCIGPFVLGLLTWVGSMGSPWLGFIIFFTLSLGLGLPLFFLAVFSGQIDKLPRSGEWMLWVRKLMGWVLVGMAAYFIQPLLPKTAGIFFLAVVALAAGLHLGWIDRTKAGLRAFEWIRNGVGIVSVVIATVLIGSWAMQGPGLTWQPYSVELLSEAKRLKKPVIIDFYADWCSPCRELDEVTFHDTEIVRLSKQEFFMVKIDLTRGGNPDHERLLSQYGVKGVPTVVFLNREGTERQDLRLVDFLPPDRFLDRMAEAKKWK
- a CDS encoding ATP-grasp domain-containing protein codes for the protein MEFLYISPEFPPNYANFVLQLDKMNVNVWGIGEADFYFMPENMRSALKYYVRANLSSLVEVEKALEQLLSVKVSLGTPPQFDMVESHNEQWLHLEGFINKKYGIEGIKPQDLIRLKKKSAMKALFKKSGLPVARGELILDFKHGLQLANDLGYPLILKPDEGVGAGGIHKVIDEAQLRHLLSEISGEYLMEEFISGSIYSFDGLADRNGNLVFYTAHMFSQGIMETVNEGRHIYYFSLREIPPALEAFGRQCVKAFEVRERFFHIEFFQIAADRYIGLEVNMRPPGGFTTDMFNYACDIDIYRVWAELLVHQQTELPFTHRYHCCYASRKNNRRYLYDHDDIMARYCEFMIQVASVPGVFSSALGDIGYIFRSAELDDIFEITQFIHATES
- a CDS encoding esterase family protein, whose translation is MHIEEHSWFSPNLNRQMALKVYGHWGKPFIVFPCSRGRYFDYEGMGMINAIAWFINGGRIKMFCIDSVDAESWYNFAVPPADRNARHEAYDRYVVQEVIPFVREHCRSPHERVMANGCSMGAYHCVNFYLKHPDVFEGTIALSGLYRLDRTEFGLSSADMPAVYFNSPVNYLPGINDPWYLDRYRHGTIIVCVGQGAWEAEAVADTRCLDALFKEKSIPARVDFWGYDVNHDWPWWYKQMNYFLQRLYG
- a CDS encoding alpha-D-glucose phosphate-specific phosphoglucomutase; this translates as MTAHELAGKPAPRSLLANIPRLVSAYYTHKPDVSDPAQQVSFGTSGHRGSSLKNSFNEDHILAISQAICDSRKSKNITGPLFMGMDTHALSEGALASALEVFAAGGVTVMIQQGFGYTPTPVISHAILTYNRGRKDKLADGVVITPSHNSPQDGGFKYNPPDGGPADTETTRIIEDRANQILGSSLKDIKRMPFEKALKADTTHTHDFISGYVADLQHIIDMKIVAEEGLRIGVDPLGGSAINFWDPIAETYGLAIEVVNRVVDPTFAFMTVDKDGNIRMDCSSPYAMAGLIKLKDKFDIAFGNDPDADRHGIVTRSSGLMNPNHYLSVAVWYLFQNRPGWKQAAAVGKTLVSSSMIDRVSAYLNRKLSEVPVGFKWFVDGLLDGSYGFGGEESAGASFLRKDGTVWTTDKDGIIMDLLACEITAKTGKDPAQLYKELEDRFGSPVYERIDAPATVEQKAVFKKLSPEMITADQLAGEPIVAKLTRAPGNNASIGGIKVVAENGWFAARPSGTEDIYKIYAESFKGKAHLHKIQKEAQEMVNTAFRKAGVM